The Oncorhynchus tshawytscha isolate Ot180627B linkage group LG05, Otsh_v2.0, whole genome shotgun sequence genome includes a window with the following:
- the LOC112250570 gene encoding lysosome-associated membrane glycoprotein 5, with protein MERLRFSTLDSAGLLLRLFGILARLTVTAEQEGENLSGLSTNPDKDIFVVRENGTTCLMVEFAVRFTVPFDVLAINGIDLITENAYLALPRGADIEGKCGSQDADIHISWKDKAYTLRINFVKETRDKGDEVWKISKLQFVYDTSEKTHFINPYNPGKHTASSHGLSALVTPAGHSYVCEAKQTLTLISSDHQKGVTVAMSDIQIQPFDINSDFMFSEAYKCITDQREQLEETLPLILGFILGLIIVITLSVYHFHLKLTAVTQPQLPRDRSMYKNM; from the exons ATGGAGCGGCTCAGATTCAGCACCTTGGACAGCGCAGGACTTCTGCTACGTTTGTTCG GGATCCTGGCCCGGTTGACCGTGACGGctgagcaagagggagagaatcTCTCCGGTCTGTCCACCAACCCAGACAAAGACATCTTCGTGGTCCGGGAGAACGGGACCACCTGCCTCATGGTCGAGTTCGCTGTCCGCTTCACGGTCCCCTTCGACGTCCTCGCGATCAACGGGATAGAC CTCATCACGGAGAATGCGTATCTGGCTCTGCCACGCGGGGCAGACATTGAAGGGAAATGCGGGAGCCAGGACGCGGATATACACATCTCGTGGAAGGATAAGGCCTACACACTCCGCATCAACTTCGTCAAG gaaACCCGTGACAAGGGAGATGAGGTGTGGAAGATTAGCAAATTGCAGTTTGTTTATGACACCTCGGAGAAAACGCATTTCATCAACCCATACAACC cTGGGAAGCACACAGCCAGCTCCCACGGTCTGTCAGCGCTAGTGACCCCTGCTGGCCACTCCTATGTCTGCGAGGCTAAGCAGACACTCACCCTCATCTCCAGTGACCACCAGAAGGGAGTGACTGTCGCCATGAGTGACATTCAGATCCAGCCCTTCGACATCAACTCAGACTTCATGTTTAGTGAAG CCTATAAGTGCATCACAGACCAGCGGGAACAGCTGGAGGAGACTCTTCCTCTGATCCTGGGTTTCATCCTGGGCCTCATCATCGTCATCACGCTGTCCGTCTACCACTTCCACCTCAAACTGACCGCTGTCACCCAGCCACAGCTGCCCCGCGACCGGTCCATGTACAAGAACATGTAA